A region from the Vibrio sp. SS-MA-C1-2 genome encodes:
- a CDS encoding Asp/Glu racemase, with protein sequence MMTTDCLAPSMINNIEDFKKFEYPLAHKQEERINRVHIGLVQLSTDHSLEMDWAKLLGTQAGMFSSRVYYSSEMTPEALDRIATGISDASDLIATGLPMDVMAFGCTSASIVIGEGKVASLLTKNRGNIPATNPWTAAQSAFKHLNAKKIAIFSPYPTDVNFPLYQQLTHAGFDVVVLGSLGIEKDTDITTVSKTSMLTALGEILPNSGADLVFMSCTNLRVLDHIEEIEQKFNLPVVCSNSAMFWHAMHLAGKKAHCPGYGTLLTDTSKIK encoded by the coding sequence ATGATGACGACTGATTGCCTAGCTCCTTCAATGATTAATAATATTGAAGACTTTAAAAAATTTGAGTACCCATTAGCACATAAACAAGAAGAGCGAATAAATCGCGTACATATTGGTTTAGTTCAACTTAGTACTGATCACTCTTTAGAAATGGATTGGGCTAAACTACTTGGTACTCAAGCCGGCATGTTCAGTTCTCGTGTTTATTATAGTAGTGAGATGACCCCAGAAGCCTTAGATAGAATAGCGACGGGGATTAGTGACGCTTCAGATCTTATTGCAACAGGCCTTCCTATGGACGTGATGGCGTTCGGTTGTACATCGGCTTCGATAGTGATTGGTGAAGGAAAAGTCGCCAGCTTGTTAACAAAAAATCGTGGGAATATTCCAGCGACAAACCCATGGACAGCCGCACAGTCAGCATTTAAACACCTAAATGCTAAGAAAATAGCGATTTTCTCTCCTTACCCTACCGATGTTAATTTCCCGTTATATCAACAATTGACTCATGCAGGTTTTGACGTGGTTGTATTAGGTTCATTAGGAATAGAGAAAGATACTGACATTACAACAGTATCTAAAACATCAATGTTGACCGCTCTTGGTGAAATTCTGCCTAACTCTGGAGCCGATCTCGTCTTTATGTCTTGTACCAACTTAAGAGTGCTTGATCATATAGAAGAAATTGAACAAAAATTTAACCTCCCTGTTGTTTGCAGTAATTCTGCTATGTTTTGGCATGCAATGCATTTAGCTGGTAAAAAAGCCCATTGTCCGGGATATGGAACCTTACTAACAGACACATCAAAAATAAAATAA